A single Oryctolagus cuniculus chromosome 18, mOryCun1.1, whole genome shotgun sequence DNA region contains:
- the CSNK2A2 gene encoding casein kinase II subunit alpha' isoform X1, giving the protein MPGPAAGSRARVYAEVNSLRSRDYWDYEAHVPSWGNQDDYQLVRKLGRGKYSEVFEAINITNNERVVVKILKPVKKKKIKREVKILENLRGGTNIIKLIDTVKDPVSKTPALVFEYINNTDFKQLYQILTDFDIRFYMYELLKLRLIDWGLAEFYHPAQEYNVRVASRYFKGPELLVDYQMYDYSLDMWSLGCMLASMIFRKEPFFHGQDNYDQLVRIAKVLGTDELYGYLKKYHIDLDPHFNDILGQHSRKRWENFIHSENRHLVSPEALDLLDKLLRYDHQQRLTAKEAMEHPYFYPVVKEQSQPCADNAVLSSGLTAAR; this is encoded by the exons ATGCCCGGCCCGGCCGCGGGCAGCAGGGCCCGGGTCTACGCCGAAGTGAACAGCCTGAGGAGCCGCGATTACTGGGACTACGAGGCTCACGTCCCGAGCtgggg TAATCAAGATGATTACCAGCTGGTTCGAAAACTTGGTCGGGGAAAGTATAGCGAAGTATTTGAGGCCATTAACATCACCAACAATGAGAGAGTGGTTGTAAAAATTCTGAAG CCagtgaagaaaaagaagataaaacGAGAGGTTAAGATTCTGGAGAACCTTCGTGGTGGAACAAATATCATTAAGTTGATTGACACTGTAAAGGACCCTGTG TCAAAGACACCAGCTTTGGTATTTGAATATATCAATAATACAGATTTTAAG CAACTCTACCAGATCCTCACAGACTTTGATATCCGGTTTTATATGTATGAACTACTTAAA CTACGACTGATAGACTGGGGCCTGGCAGAGTTCTATCATCCTGCTCAGGAGTATAATGTTCGTGTAGCCTCGAGGTATTTCAAGGGACCAGAGCTCCTTGTGGACTATCAG ATGTATGATTACAGCCTGGACATGTGGAGTTTGGGCTGCATGCTGGCAAGCATGATCTTCCGAAAGGAGCCTTTCTTCCACGGGCAGGACAACTATGACCAG CTTGTTCGGATTGCCAAGGTTCTGGGTACCGATGAGCTGTATGGGTATCTGAAGAAGTATCACATAGACCTAGATCCACACTTCAATGATATCCTGGGACA ACATTCCCGGAAACGCTGGGAGAACTTTATCCATAGTGAAAACAGACACCTTGTCAGCCCTGAGGCCCTAGATCTTCTGGACAAACTCCTGCGATACGACCATCAACAGAGACTGACCGCTAAAGAGGCCATGGAGCACCCGTACTTCT
- the CSNK2A2 gene encoding casein kinase II subunit alpha' isoform X2, with amino-acid sequence MPGPAAGSRARVYAEVNSLRSRDYWDYEAHVPSWGNQDDYQLVRKLGRGKYSEVFEAINITNNERVVVKILKPVKKKKIKREVKILENLRGGTNIIKLIDTVKDPVSKTPALVFEYINNTDFKQLYQILTDFDIRFYMYELLKALDYCHSKGIMHRDVKPHNVMIDHQQKKLRLIDWGLAEFYHPAQEYNVRVASRYFKGPELLVDYQMYDYSLDMWSLGCMLASMIFRKEPFFHGQDNYDQLVRIAKVLGTDELYGYLKKYHIDLDPHFNDILGQHSRKRWENFIHSENRHLVSPEALDLLDKLLRYDHQQRLTAKEAMEHPYFYPVVKEQSQPCADNAVLSSGLTAAR; translated from the exons ATGCCCGGCCCGGCCGCGGGCAGCAGGGCCCGGGTCTACGCCGAAGTGAACAGCCTGAGGAGCCGCGATTACTGGGACTACGAGGCTCACGTCCCGAGCtgggg TAATCAAGATGATTACCAGCTGGTTCGAAAACTTGGTCGGGGAAAGTATAGCGAAGTATTTGAGGCCATTAACATCACCAACAATGAGAGAGTGGTTGTAAAAATTCTGAAG CCagtgaagaaaaagaagataaaacGAGAGGTTAAGATTCTGGAGAACCTTCGTGGTGGAACAAATATCATTAAGTTGATTGACACTGTAAAGGACCCTGTG TCAAAGACACCAGCTTTGGTATTTGAATATATCAATAATACAGATTTTAAG CAACTCTACCAGATCCTCACAGACTTTGATATCCGGTTTTATATGTATGAACTACTTAAA GCTCTGGATTACTGCCACAGCAAGGGAATCATGCACAGGGATGTGAAACCTCACAATGTCATGATAGATCACCAACAGAAAAAG CTACGACTGATAGACTGGGGCCTGGCAGAGTTCTATCATCCTGCTCAGGAGTATAATGTTCGTGTAGCCTCGAGGTATTTCAAGGGACCAGAGCTCCTTGTGGACTATCAG ATGTATGATTACAGCCTGGACATGTGGAGTTTGGGCTGCATGCTGGCAAGCATGATCTTCCGAAAGGAGCCTTTCTTCCACGGGCAGGACAACTATGACCAG CTTGTTCGGATTGCCAAGGTTCTGGGTACCGATGAGCTGTATGGGTATCTGAAGAAGTATCACATAGACCTAGATCCACACTTCAATGATATCCTGGGACA ACATTCCCGGAAACGCTGGGAGAACTTTATCCATAGTGAAAACAGACACCTTGTCAGCCCTGAGGCCCTAGATCTTCTGGACAAACTCCTGCGATACGACCATCAACAGAGACTGACCGCTAAAGAGGCCATGGAGCACCCGTACTTCT